In Cryptococcus neoformans var. neoformans B-3501A chromosome 11, whole genome shotgun sequence, the genomic window ccttccccagAGCCTAGTACTCAGTCAGGGCCTCGAAGAACGTCTAACTCTTTCAAAGTCGTTACTTCAAATAGTCTTGTCTCCAATTCACCATTCAAAAGCCCGCAAGCTGGAGGGAACGGGGAAAATGATCAAGTGATCCATGAGAGGCGAACTACGAGACGGTTGGGAGAGGTAGCGCCAAGCGCGAGAGGTGTTGGATCGACGCCAAAGACGGCGATTGGTCTTGGAATATCTGCTAAGAGGAGCGGAAGCCGATCACCCAGTGGGGGTGCGGCTGTCAACGGTCAACGTAAAGTCTCCGGTGAACGTCCACGAGTTGCTTTTCCTGTGTCGAATGGCGAACGTCGATCGTCTGGCGAGCGCGATGTTTCCGGGAGCAAGGAGAATGAGAGTCCAGATGTCAGATACGGCAAGAGGCTGCCAAGGGCTAGCATGGGTCTCAAGGGACTCGTTGAAGGGAGCTATGTCAGCAAGTCGCCTTTTAAAAAGTCACCTAGCGGCTTGTCCGCTGCTTCTGACAACCAGGCAGACGAAACTGCTTCTGCGGCTCCTGGAGCGGTTCCCGTCGAGATAGACGATGTCTTTTCGTCGCCTTCTCCAAGGAGAGTTTCAGGTGGCAAACAACGTCGCGCTTCCCCTGGTACTCTCGGTTCCATGGCTCACCGATcgccctcatcttcctctcctcgctccGTGGCTTCAAATGTCTTCCTCGCGCCCCCATCTAATGgaccttctcctcttcgcgAGCAGCTTTCTGCATCTTACCCTGTCGATTTTGAGCCCATGCCTACTCCTACAGCGCACAAGTCTGCCTTGACACCTTCTCGTCGTTTGCGCGGGCCTCGTCGTGCATCTCAAGGCTACGACAGTCCTTCGAAGAAGACGGTCACATTCCAACCTACCCCCGACGTCAAGGAGTATGAAATTCTTAGCGCTGAACCTAGTGCCGATGGAAGTTTCGACgtagagatggaggatgaggcggATTGGGAGGATGAGCGCCAGAATAGCTTGGATGATCTACTCATTGAGGGGGAGAACATGTCTCCAAATGAAGAAATCGAACAAGAGTCGCATGACGATCATGGCGCCCAGCATAACGAGTCTACCACTGCCGACTTTATGGACACACTTGTGCAAGAAGGTCTGTTTTCTCCTCCCGAGATGGACTCCAGCATTCCAAGATCAAGCGGCGTTTGAAATTCCTCTCGAGACCTCTTTCACCGAGGCTGAGAATGAGTCTGATAAACCGTACTTAGCTACACCAAGTCTTGGTGACTCGGTTCATGCCTCGCCACTGTTTGAGAACCACGACGTCTTTAGCGAGACTGATTCAGCTGGAATTCCTTTTGGCCGCACGCACCATGCTGAGCGAGCTGCCGAGGCGCACAAGACGGCTTTACATATTCCTATTGAGCAACCTAGCCTCCCGCACGCTCAAGAGCATCGTATGCTTTTCAATGCCAATGCAGCTCAGCCATcaatccttcctcccatcaCCCCtacctctccttcattctATCATGACTATAACGATCCTTTCGCGTCAGTTACACCTTCCCTACCCTCTCGCGCCCCGGAACCAAAGCGTCAGCAAGGGCCAGAACCTCACGCACACCAATCTGGTCCCTTGCCTGATCCATTTATCACTCTCCAAACGGCAACCAAAACCATtctgccttcttccgaAGAATCTAAGAACCGAGAAGAGGACGGTGTGCCATTGGGAAGGACAAGTCATAAAGATAGAGTTCTGGCTGCAAGGATGTTGGCAACTAGAGAACTGGGTTTGGGTATGCCTGGCAGGCCGAACAGATCTCTCCCGACTTCGTCCGCTCCcacttctcctttgccaGAGTCTGAGCCAGTGTTtgaatggagagaagaagaagtggtaGAAGAGAAGCCCATCAGGAAGTTGCCAAAggttcctcctcctgcgcCGATGCCTGTTGAAGTGCCGAGTCCTGTGATGAGCCCTCAGAAAGAGACTGAAGTGAGTTTTTTGGAAGACCGTAACTGGTTGTAGTCGCTAACAATATGAAGGAGGGCAAATTGGCTGTTGGTGGATTCAGTCTGCCAGATATTGATAAGacctcccccttcttcaactctGCGTCCACTTTTGAACAGGCTGTTCAGCCTGTCGAAGAACGAgccacatcatcatctgtcTCTGGTAGTGACTCCAAATCCGAGTCTCTAGCTGACGACGTTGACCGTCCTCTCACACCGcctactcttccttccgcTCTTGAAGCGACCAAACCAGAAAGCCCGCACAGGTTGCCAGAGCTCAACTTCAACTTTGAAACCATCAACTTTGACTCTGCTGATGATAAAGGCGAAAAGGTTGTCAAATCTGAATCCATTCCCTTGAGATTGAGCTCTGTcgagcagaagaaggtgacGACGCCTATTGAAGTGGAAAGAGCGACCAAAGAAGACATTCCGAAGATCACCTCGAACTCTGCAAGCGActtttcaccttctcccttgAAATCCCATTctcaagaaaagaagacgacgcATGATTCGACCACAAATCGTATTCGTCAACGCATTTCACGCGAAATGATTCGCGAGACGATTCAACAGCGTATTGCTGATGGCAGCCTTAGCCGCCGCCCAGCTAGTATGGACATGGATAGCTTGTCAAAAAGCTTTTCAAGGACGAGTCTGAATGATTTCGAAATGAAGAGAAATAGGAGAGTGTCAATGGATAAGGACCTGCCGTCACCACCTGCAGAGTCGCCTGCTATGGTTTCGAGTGCACCCTCGACTCCTAGCAAGCCCAGACCCAAGTCTGAAATTCTCGGCCGCGTTACTTGTCGTCAATCTCAATCCCATTCTGCCGAACGACCCGGTATGCGACCCCGAAGCCAGACCCAGTCCGCCCATGAGGTTTTCAAGCAGTCTGAACATGAAGGTGGTGAAGCCAAATCTGCTTTGGACAAGATTGTTGCTCTTGTGCGGCGGGATGCTGGTGAAAAcaaggagggagaagagaagatggagagagatgtAAGTGGGACAATTGCTGCTGCGATGTCTCGTGTACCCACGCCCGGAAAGGACATAGACAAGCCTGCTGGTATCTTGAAAAATCCCAATGGATTACTTGACGTAAACTCCAAGGCAGAGGAGTCTGAACTTGGTCCTGGATCGCCGGTATCCAAAAGACGAGTTAGCAACAATGTCCGTCCGATTTCGGAAACGTCTATCTCCCCTCGGTCCAGCTTAAGCGGTACACAATCCTCGAAAGACGGACCTACGGCACGAGAGCAAGCAATCATTGCCAAACGTCGCCAGGATAGGGATCGCCAGGTTAGCATAGCGAGTGCGGTCAGCGCAATTAGTGCAAGCTCCAGAAAGAGTAGGAGAAGTCTGAGTACGGGAGATGTCAATGCGGAAATCAGTCAGGCGAAGAGCCATAGGCATACCATGATGGGCCCTCCTAATGCTGGGAACAATGGGACTCCATCAGGAGTAGCAGCGAGGAGGGGTACCAGAGGGAACCCGAGGCTAACGTTAGGGATtgatgacgaagagagGTCGATCCTTGATGCCTTcagagaagaggttgacAATATTGGATCAGAGGTGAGGATTACTGTCTAGTATTTTGATGAGATTACTGACCAAAAACAAAGCGAGGGTACAAGGTTCGAGAGCGACCTGTTGTACGGGCTTCGTACAACGGCAAGGTACCGCATAGTAATGCCGGTAACCTTGAAGTTGGTAAAGCCTGGAAAGCCCTCAGACGACCATCCGATCTTGTGAGTTGGCTTTTTCCGGAGATAGAGTGCGGTTCTGTGAGCTGACTCAATGTAACAGCACGAGCACGCGGCAGCTATCAAGGCAATGCGAGAGCATGAAGCCGATCTGGGAAAGGCAACCGGTACCATCTTTGTCAAAGTACTTGGTATTGAGGGTGTCCAGTTTCCCATCCCGCAAGAACAAACGCACTTTTGTATTACTCTGGATAATGGGATTGACTACATTAAGACGCCTTATTCCGTGCTGAAAGAAGGTGCGAGGGTGAATCAAGAGTTCAGTTTGTGCGTTTTCATTTCATAATCGGCTGTTATCAGGCGAGAATGTCTACTGATGAGGTATAGAGTGGAACACCCCAACTTTGAgttttccctttccatcgATATCCGTCGCGATCCTCACATCCTGAAGCTCATCCATGAGAAAAACAACCCACCACGGCCGACTGTTACGGCTTCACCGGCCAAACACCATGGTGGTCACTTACGTGCGCTTTTCGGATCTCCTCGTAAACCCAAAGGTCCTGTACCGAAAGGCGCTGTGCCCAAGAAAGACGTGAGACCCGCCATTCCGGCTTCTACGCCCACAGTCGCGAAAAAAGAGACCATTGCCAACTATCTTCTCGACTCAACAAATGGCACGATTGCAAAGACGCATATCCAGTTCAAGACTATTGCCAAGAATTGTGAAGCCCGCGTGCTTGAGATTCGTTACCCGATGTTTGCAATGTTTAAGGGCGATGCTAGTAATGTTGGCTCATTAGGAGCAAGTGGATCAGGTAGCAGCAAAGAAGGTGAAAGTGCGAGGAAAGCATTAGCAAAGATTACGTTGCAAGTGTTCAGGTTGCCACCTATTCCTGGTCTGAACGCGGACGAGTTGCCACAGTGTATTGATGACTGTCTGAGAGGTTTGAGGCACCATGCTTGGCATGAGCATGACTACTACGATGGAGTGTTGACCCAAGATGGTGGGGATTTGAACGTGAGTCAAGAAAACAATCAAGATCCAATGAGCGAAACTGGAAGAGCTGACTGTTTTGCCTTTGAAGAACCCTAAAAGACGTTTATTCAAGATCATCGGTGGTAACCTCGTAGCAATCAACGAAGTTACCAAGAAAAAAGTAGCCATGATTGACCTCCGTCAAGCAATATCCATCATAGATCTCAACGAGGATCAGCCGGGTACGCCGAAGTCAAAGATGACAATGCGCCCGAGGGATTCGGATGAAGGTTTTGGTCAGAGACCAAGGAGCTTCATGATTGAATTTaaagatggggaagggatCACGTTTATGGCTGATACGGATACTGCCAAGGCgggatggtgagttttcCTTCACATTTTACCTGCTATTTGTTCCATTTCACGAATACTGATGGATAATGCATACAGGATGGAAGTGCTTCAAGGTCTTGTGGGCAAGATCCCTTCAAATCCGCTTTGGGCAGAGCTTCTTACTTTGCGTATGCGCGAAAAGGCTGCAAAGCGGTCAGCGTCCAGCGGTAGTCTGGCAAAAGAGGGGAGAAAGGTATCTGTTAAGCGTCCCTCTGCGGCTGGGAAACGTTAGCTGAATGGATAAAGTGCGAGTGAGACGTGGAGGGAACAGTCGAAGGGTCCTAAATGGACGATTGTTggatcttcttttttgtgTACATATATTTTCGATTTCCTAATTCTATATCGACCTCCTCGAAattgtctttttctctctaTTCTCCTTCATATCCCACCCGTGCTTGATATCTTTTCTGAGTGTCTAGTAGTGCTTGTTCAGATGTTGTGTATAGGGATTGACCGTTCTTCTTGCGATGGATGCAAATGCGTGGCTATAGTAGTGGTGGCACCAAGGGGTCGCTCGATTGGTGTGAAATGAGACGAAGATACAGAGACATGGAACACAAGTCCACACCTCATGTGCATGTTAACGACACGCTTTatgatggaggatggtACCAAGGCCTCGTGGAGGACATGGCAGGTGTATGCATGCTCGGCACTTTGCGAATGAGTAAAAGGAGAGCATGAAAAAGCATTTACTGGTACATCATCACTTTCgccgtcgtcatcatcaacaacgTCGCCGCTGTTCGTCGTTCGTTGCACGCAGTAAACATCCATCCGTCCATTTATTTATACATCTATCTGCTTCTTCACCGTCCATCATCTACAGCATCCAACATCGTCCATGCGATGCCGTTACCAGTACACCCACACCTACATCCGGGGTACTATTCcccttcatcgtcctcttcacctcttGAATCCAACTCATTCCCCGTAGTCGGTCCGGATCAAGATGATATAACCACCggcgacgatgaggacAACATGTTTAGAGATATGAGCTTTGACGAGATCCTTGAAGATCTTAACGCCAGGTTCTTAATAAATCTTCcaaaagaggagatgaactTGTTGAGAGTGTACTGGCAAGCTGAACAGGCGTGAGTTTTCgcttttccctttccctgcGGTTCTGTCGCTGGATGCAGTGATGGGTTGCGCGCTGAAAACAACCACGCAGCCATTGGTTCTATGAAGATTATCTTCGTCCACTGAAcccctctctcccctctctttcccaacGGCAATTCACCCGGTTAATCATCGAGTCATCACCGCTGTATAGCCGACTCGTATCTGGGAGTGCTGTGGATTATGAGAGTGTTTGGGACGAATACAAGTCGTACAAGCGGATGGTCCCTTGTTGCGGAGGTATACTTTTGAATAAAGAGGGTGACAAGGTGTTGCTAGTGAGAGGGTGGAAGTCAAATGCGGGATGGAGTTTCCCTAGGGGCAAGATCAATCTGGCTGAGAGTGAGGAAGCTTGCGCTGTCCGAGAGGTGAGTAGGGTGGTTGGGTGTTGCAATGTAACGCGCTGCGGAAGTGCTGACAAGGATTTGCtaggtggaagaggagacggGTTTTGATTTGACGGGGATGGTCAACCCTGATGACAAGATCAAAACATATATCAACGCTCAAGAGGTTACCATGTTCATTGTCCCAGGCATCGATGAGGCTACAGAGTTTGAAACGCAGACGAGACACGAGATTGGAGTTCGTTCTTGTCACAAACCGGACTGCGGGTATGCTGACAAGCAATTTAGGCGATTGAGTGGGTCGCCCTTCAAGACCTCCCTACGTGGTCTGGAAATAAGAGAGGTCCCAGAAAGACAGCAAAAGCCAAAAGATTTTACAATGTAACCCCCTTTGTCAAGTGAGCCTTGTCGATGACCCCGGGATATAAGGCTCTGCTGACGCACTGTAGTCCTCTCAAATCATGGATGAAAGAGCACGGAATGGACCCTTATCCCAAAGCACGTCAATCGAAGCCTACAGGTAAAAACTCCTCCGTTTTCCACCGGGACATCCAGCCTTTCCAATTTGACGCCTTTACCGGCTCTCCATCCAACTCGCCGGTCCCTCACgccccttctccttcacaTTTTCCTTCCCGTGGATCCTCAGCGTTGGACCAGCTTTTCACAAAGTTCATACAtaagcaagaagaagaaattaTGGCACCTTCTCGAGCGGCGGTATTGGGTAGCGATAACAACGCCGGTTTGGAGAGATTGTTTGGCGGACTTAACGTTttgcaagaggaagaagatgcatTGCGTTTGCGCCAGAGGCAACagacagaggaagagatgaggaagaaggaggatgatgcgCTCGCGAGATTGTTGGGTGGGGTAGGAGGGGCAACTCCGCAGAAGGAGGCTCCTCAGCCTCAGCCTCAGCCCCAGCCTCAGGGAAAGACTTTGAAGCAAACCAATTTGTTGGCGATGCTAAATCAGAAACCTAGCGAAGCGCGTCCTGCTGCAAAAACGCAACCATCAACCCAAACTCAAACTCAGGCCCAACCCCAACCCCATCACGACAGACTTCTTTCCGTAATTTCCCCTCAAGcacccccttcttctcttcgaAGAAACGTCGCTGCTTTATCTGGGACTGGCAATATGGCTGGAATCAGAGCCTCTGACGCTGGTGTCGTCATTACCACCTCTCAACCGAGCACACCGTCCGCTAACAGGTTAGAAAGCGAGAGCGGAGAGACAGAGAGGCAagcaagggcaagggcgCTGTTGGATATGACAATTGCAGGGATAGGAGGCAGTCCGGCAACAGAAACAGGTTCGGCGCCAACGACAGCGGCGACGATGGCAACGGCGAGGACTGATGGTGAACAAGGTAAACAATTAGTCTCACCTCCACTGGGGTCAATGCAAACGCAAAGCACCATCCCACCACAGTCTCTGCCACCTAACCTCGCACGTCATCCTTACGCACCCTATCCATCTCAGTCATCTTACCCATCTCATGGGCCGCTCTTGTCCCACCCAGCCCCTCCGGCTCCTCCGGCTCATCCGTCCCTTCCACCCCATCCGGGACACGGGCATGCAAATATGAACATGAACATGAATACCAATGCGACCCAAGCCCGACCACCTATCATCGCCCCACCGCCCATGTCGATGCCTATGCCAATGCCGATGAGCCAATCTTACCGTCCCGCTGCCCATGTTCCTCACCCCCACCTTACTTCTCCGCAGAATATGCATGGGATGTACATCAACCTAGGCGCCCCTCATGCACAGGGATTAGCTCAAGTTCCGGGccaaggacaaggacaacaaggacaagggTACTATCAGACGTTCCCGGGGGGCTCACCGCCACACACGCAGATTGGTTCCCAACCCATATCGGTAAACATGCCAGGACCAGGACCAGGACCAGCGGTAGGCTATTACAACAGTCCGCCCGTGCCCCAGGGTCAAGGAATGTTGCCTCATCAGGTGAATGTGAATGTGAATGGGCAACAGCAGCATCAGCATCAACATCCGCTCCCCATGCCGCCTATACATAATCAAGGGTTACCTCCCCAGTTGGGTCAGGTGGGTCAGTATAATCGCGTTGGACAAATTGGGCAGAGTGGGCAGAATGGGCAGAGGACGTTGCCTACAAAGTCATCATTCGCGGGGGTTCAGACGCAGGGGCAGGCGGCGAATGTGTACCACCCTATACCCCGCCCGCCTATGGGAGCTGCAGGGTTGTTGGCGATGCTCAATGGGGATAGGCAAAGTAAATGATAGGACAGAAGAGTTGAGATGGACGTGGATTAGAAGGACAGAGATGGTCGTGGATCTGCAAGGTTGAAGGGACGAATGTGGTTAGTAAATGTCTCCAGTGATATGCTTTGTGGCCTCTTTTTGGATGCTGTATAGTATggcaatgaagaagagtatgaCGGTAGGGAAATGGCGTGTA contains:
- a CDS encoding hypothetical protein (HMMPfam hit to DCP2, Dcp2, box A domain, score: 73.0, E(): 7.8e-19; HMMPfam hit to NUDIX, NUDIX domain, score: 58.4, E(): 1.9e-14), translating into MPLPVHPHLHPGYYSPSSSSSPLESNSFPVVGPDQDDITTGDDEDNMFRDMSFDEILEDLNARFLINLPKEEMNLLRVYWQAEQAHWFYEDYLRPLNPSLPSLSQRQFTRLIIESSPLYSRLVSGSAVDYESVWDEYKSYKRMVPCCGGILLNKEGDKVLLVRGWKSNAGWSFPRGKINLAESEEACAVREVEEETGFDLTGMVNPDDKIKTYINAQEVTMFIVPGIDEATEFETQTRHEIGAIEWVALQDLPTWSGNKRGPRKTAKAKRFYNVTPFVNPLKSWMKEHGMDPYPKARQSKPTGKNSSVFHRDIQPFQFDAFTGSPSNSPVPHAPSPSHFPSRGSSALDQLFTKFIHKQEEEIMAPSRAAVLGSDNNAGLERLFGGLNVLQEEEDALRLRQRQQTEEEMRKKEDDALARLLGGVGGATPQKEAPQPQPQPQPQGKTLKQTNLLAMLNQKPSEARPAAKTQPSTQTQTQAQPQPHHDRLLSVISPQAPPSSLRRNVAALSGTGNMAGIRASDAGVVITTSQPSTPSANRLESESGETERQARARALLDMTIAGIGGSPATETGSAPTTAATMATARTDGEQGKQLVSPPLGSMQTQSTIPPQSLPPNLARHPYAPYPSQSSYPSHGPLLSHPAPPAPPAHPSLPPHPGHGHANMNMNMNTNATQARPPIIAPPPMSMPMPMPMSQSYRPAAHVPHPHLTSPQNMHGMYINLGAPHAQGLAQVPGQGQGQQGQGYYQTFPGGSPPHTQIGSQPISVNMPGPGPGPAVGYYNSPPVPQGQGMLPHQVNVNVNGQQQHQHQHPLPMPPIHNQGLPPQLGQVGQYNRVGQIGQSGQNGQRTLPTKSSFAGVQTQGQAANVYHPIPRPPMGAAGLLAMLNGDRQSK